One region of Mycobacterium riyadhense genomic DNA includes:
- a CDS encoding IS1634 family transposase, with translation MRMHVARTPSRYVDKAGNVHRYESVLVRRTYREGKKVRHETLANLSKLPAEAIAAIEATLKGQALVPAEAACTITRSLPHGHVAAVAAMARRLGFPGLLGPACRSRDLVLGLIISRVIRPASKLSTLSRWADCTLGPDLAVADASTDEVYAAMDWLANRQDAIEKKLAAKHLGPEANPSRMALFDLTSSWVTGRCCELAAYGYSRDGKKGLPQIEYGVLTDPAGRPVAVRVVPGDTADPVAFSDIVEVIRDRFGLTRLVLVGDRGMITSARIDALRKLNDSPDTATAFGWITALRAPDIATLAAEQGPLQMSLFDTQDLAEISHPDYPGERLIACRNPALATERARKRNELLAATDADLAAIAARVASGRLRGAGKIGEAIGRVIAKRKVGKHFRREITDTTFTYHRDQAAIDAEAALDGIYVLRTPVPATELDPTAVVESYKNLAHVERDFRNIKTDDLDLRPIHHRLDERVRAHVLICLLACYLIWHLRKAWAPLTFTDEHPPTRDNPVAPAQRSPQAQAKASTQHDANGNPLRSFRGLLDHLATLTRNDIHYHGTNATVPTLAEPTPDQRRAFDLIGTPIPLTAA, from the coding sequence ATGCGAATGCATGTAGCCCGAACACCGAGCAGGTACGTGGACAAGGCCGGCAACGTGCACCGCTACGAGTCGGTGCTGGTGCGCCGCACCTACCGCGAGGGCAAGAAGGTCCGCCACGAGACCCTGGCCAATCTGTCCAAGCTGCCCGCGGAGGCGATCGCCGCGATCGAGGCAACGCTGAAGGGGCAGGCACTGGTACCCGCCGAGGCGGCGTGCACCATCACTCGCTCGCTGCCGCACGGGCATGTGGCCGCGGTCGCCGCGATGGCCCGCCGATTGGGGTTTCCGGGCCTGTTGGGCCCGGCCTGCCGATCTCGGGACCTGGTGCTGGGGTTGATTATCTCGCGGGTGATCCGCCCGGCCTCCAAACTGTCCACGCTGTCGCGATGGGCCGATTGCACCCTGGGGCCCGACCTGGCGGTGGCAGATGCGTCTACCGATGAGGTGTATGCCGCGATGGACTGGTTGGCCAATCGCCAGGACGCAATCGAGAAGAAGCTAGCCGCCAAACACCTTGGGCCAGAGGCGAACCCAAGCCGGATGGCGTTGTTTGATCTGACCAGCTCGTGGGTGACCGGGCGGTGCTGTGAGCTGGCCGCCTATGGCTATTCCCGCGACGGCAAGAAGGGCCTGCCGCAGATTGAATACGGGGTGCTCACCGACCCGGCCGGGCGCCCGGTGGCGGTACGGGTAGTGCCCGGGGACACCGCCGACCCGGTCGCGTTCAGCGACATCGTCGAGGTGATCCGCGACCGCTTCGGGTTGACCCGGCTGGTGCTGGTCGGCGATCGCGGCATGATCACCTCCGCGCGCATCGACGCGCTGCGCAAGCTCAACGACAGCCCCGACACCGCAACGGCTTTCGGGTGGATCACGGCGCTACGCGCCCCGGATATCGCCACACTGGCCGCCGAGCAGGGACCGCTGCAAATGAGCCTGTTCGACACCCAAGACCTCGCCGAGATCAGCCACCCCGACTACCCGGGGGAACGGTTGATCGCTTGCCGCAACCCCGCCCTGGCCACCGAGCGGGCCCGCAAACGCAACGAACTGCTGGCCGCCACCGACGCCGACCTGGCCGCCATCGCCGCCCGGGTGGCATCCGGGCGCCTGCGCGGAGCGGGCAAAATCGGCGAGGCCATCGGCCGGGTAATCGCCAAACGCAAAGTAGGCAAGCACTTTCGCCGCGAGATCACCGACACCACCTTCACCTACCACCGCGACCAGGCCGCCATCGATGCCGAAGCCGCCCTCGATGGCATCTACGTGCTACGCACACCGGTACCCGCCACCGAACTCGATCCGACCGCGGTCGTAGAAAGCTACAAGAACCTGGCCCACGTCGAACGCGACTTCCGCAACATCAAAACCGACGACCTGGATCTACGACCCATTCACCACCGCCTCGACGAGCGCGTCCGCGCCCACGTACTGATCTGCCTGCTAGCCTGCTACCTCATCTGGCACCTGCGCAAAGCCTGGGCGCCACTGACCTTCACCGACGAACACCCACCCACCCGCGACAACCCCGTCGCCCCCGCGCAACGCTCACCGCAGGCCCAAGCCAAGGCCTCCACCCAACACGACGCCAACGGCAACCCGCTACGCAGCTTCCGCGGCCTACTCGACCACCTAGCGACCCTGACCCGCAACGACATTCACTACCACGGCACCAACGCCACGGTGCCCACCTTGGCCGAACCCACCCCCGATCAACGCCGCGCCTTCGACCTCATCGGCACCCCGATCCCACTAACCGCAGCGTAG
- a CDS encoding thioesterase family protein: protein MTDAYYELIDGADALGEKFRATDLARGTWSSEIQHGAPVSALLVRALQRCSRRDDTRLSRVVVDLLGPVPAEGDLWVRPQLERPGKQIELVSAEMLALGPDGQPRPVARASGWRLQHLDTQTIAHAAIPLPRPLSEARSRNLKAMSRDRNYVHSLEWLWLTEPLTEGPGESWIKPTADLVNGETMTQLERLFAVADCANGIGSKLDISKWTFLNTDLAVHVFRIPVGDWIGIRAETNYGPDGIGTTVGTLFDEQGAIGAIQQSVLVRRRPGRQT, encoded by the coding sequence ATGACCGACGCGTACTACGAGCTGATCGACGGCGCCGACGCGCTGGGTGAAAAGTTCAGGGCGACGGACCTGGCGCGCGGCACCTGGTCGTCCGAGATACAACACGGTGCGCCGGTGTCGGCGCTGCTGGTCCGCGCGCTACAGCGGTGCTCGCGGCGCGACGACACCCGGCTCAGTCGGGTCGTCGTCGACCTGTTGGGTCCGGTGCCGGCCGAGGGTGACCTGTGGGTGCGCCCGCAACTCGAACGCCCCGGCAAGCAGATCGAGCTGGTGAGCGCCGAAATGCTGGCGCTGGGTCCCGACGGGCAACCGCGACCGGTCGCCAGGGCCAGCGGTTGGCGGCTGCAGCACCTCGATACCCAGACCATCGCGCATGCGGCCATACCGCTCCCGCGGCCGCTCAGCGAGGCCCGCTCGCGCAACCTCAAGGCAATGAGTCGGGACCGCAACTACGTGCACAGCCTGGAGTGGCTGTGGCTGACCGAACCGTTGACCGAAGGCCCAGGAGAATCCTGGATCAAGCCGACAGCCGACCTTGTCAACGGCGAGACCATGACGCAGCTGGAGCGGCTGTTCGCGGTGGCCGACTGCGCCAACGGCATCGGCAGCAAGCTGGACATCAGCAAATGGACATTCCTCAACACCGACCTGGCGGTGCACGTGTTCCGGATCCCCGTGGGTGATTGGATCGGTATTCGGGCCGAGACCAACTACGGGCCGGACGGCATCGGGACGACGGTTGGCACACTTTTCGACGAGCAGGGTGCGATCGGCGCCATCCAGCAGTCCGTGCTGGTGCGCCGACGCCCGGGGAGACAGACATGA
- a CDS encoding TetR/AcrR family transcriptional regulator codes for MSQATATTDTDTSTRQRILSATAEVLARNGKTKLSLSEVAAQAGVSRPTLYRWFASKEELLSAFSNYERQVFEIGLAKATSGLKGVDRLDAALRFIVDYQYSYSGVRMVDIEPELVIAQMSGVIPEMREGLQRLLPGPNAAVKAATAIRIAISHYVVRSDDADQFLAQLRHAVGIKGSD; via the coding sequence ATGAGCCAGGCGACAGCCACCACCGACACCGACACCTCAACTCGCCAGCGCATTCTCTCGGCCACCGCCGAGGTGCTCGCGCGCAACGGCAAGACCAAGCTCAGCCTCTCTGAGGTCGCCGCCCAGGCCGGAGTATCGCGCCCCACGCTCTACCGCTGGTTCGCGTCCAAAGAAGAGTTGCTTTCGGCATTCTCGAACTACGAGCGACAGGTGTTCGAAATCGGCTTGGCCAAGGCAACTTCCGGGCTCAAGGGCGTCGACAGGCTGGACGCGGCGCTGCGGTTCATCGTCGACTATCAGTACTCGTACTCGGGGGTGCGCATGGTCGATATCGAGCCGGAGCTCGTCATCGCGCAAATGTCGGGAGTCATACCGGAGATGCGGGAGGGCTTGCAACGGCTCCTCCCCGGACCCAACGCCGCGGTGAAGGCGGCGACGGCGATCCGAATCGCGATCTCGCACTACGTCGTTCGAAGCGACGACGCCGACCAATTCCTGGCACAGTTGCGCCACGCCGTCGGTATCAAGGGCTCCGACTAA
- a CDS encoding FAD-binding oxidoreductase, protein MLRSLASAVGSGHVVTDPDVLAGRSVDHTGRYRGRASALVRPGSADQVAEVLRVCRDAGAHVTVQGGRTSLVAGTVPEHDDVLLSTERLCTVGDVDIVERRIEVGAGVTLAAVQHAATAVGLLFGVDLSARDTATVGGMASTNAGGLRTVRYGNMAEQVAGLDVALPDGSVLRRHSWVRRDNTGYDLPALFVGAEGTLGVITALDLRLHPTPLHRVTAVCGFADLEALVDAGRLFRDVDGIAALELIDGRAAALTGEHLGVGAPVEGDWLLLVELAADHDQTDRLAELLDGVQLCGEPAVGVDVAAQQRLWRLRESLAEVLGVYGPPLKFDVSLPLAAIGGFARDAVALVHAQVPDALPVLFGHVGEGSLHLNVLRFPLEREQALYPEMMGLISDSGGNVSSEHGVGTRKRPYLSMSRDATDIATMRAVKAALDPTGYLNAAVLFD, encoded by the coding sequence ATGCTGCGCAGCCTGGCAAGTGCGGTGGGCTCCGGCCACGTCGTCACCGACCCCGACGTGCTGGCCGGCCGCAGTGTCGACCACACCGGCCGCTATCGGGGTCGGGCCAGCGCGCTGGTGCGGCCGGGATCGGCGGATCAGGTCGCCGAGGTGCTGCGGGTTTGCCGCGACGCCGGAGCACACGTCACCGTCCAAGGCGGCCGCACTTCGTTGGTGGCCGGCACCGTTCCCGAGCACGACGACGTGCTGTTGTCCACCGAAAGACTGTGCACGGTAGGCGATGTCGACATCGTCGAGCGGCGTATCGAGGTGGGTGCCGGAGTCACCCTGGCTGCGGTTCAGCATGCCGCGACTGCGGTGGGCCTGCTGTTCGGCGTGGACCTATCGGCCCGCGACACCGCGACGGTCGGAGGGATGGCGTCGACGAACGCAGGAGGTCTGCGCACGGTCCGCTACGGCAACATGGCCGAACAGGTCGCCGGCCTGGATGTGGCGTTACCGGACGGTTCCGTGCTGCGCCGGCACAGCTGGGTGCGTCGCGACAATACCGGCTACGACCTGCCGGCACTGTTCGTCGGGGCCGAGGGCACCCTGGGTGTCATCACCGCGCTGGATCTGCGGCTGCACCCCACCCCGTTGCATCGGGTGACGGCGGTTTGTGGGTTCGCCGACCTCGAGGCCCTTGTCGACGCCGGCCGGCTATTCCGCGACGTCGACGGCATCGCCGCCCTGGAATTGATCGACGGCCGGGCCGCCGCGCTGACCGGCGAGCATCTCGGGGTGGGCGCCCCGGTCGAGGGCGACTGGTTGCTGCTCGTGGAACTGGCCGCCGACCACGACCAGACCGATCGGCTCGCGGAGTTGCTCGACGGCGTGCAGCTGTGTGGGGAGCCCGCCGTCGGCGTGGATGTGGCTGCACAGCAACGGTTGTGGCGGCTCCGCGAATCGCTGGCCGAGGTGCTCGGCGTGTACGGGCCGCCGCTGAAGTTCGACGTGTCGCTGCCCTTGGCCGCGATCGGCGGATTCGCAAGGGACGCAGTTGCATTGGTCCATGCACAGGTACCCGACGCGCTGCCGGTGTTGTTCGGCCACGTCGGTGAGGGCAGCCTGCACCTCAACGTGCTGCGCTTCCCGCTGGAGCGGGAGCAGGCGTTGTATCCGGAGATGATGGGCTTGATCTCAGATAGCGGCGGCAACGTCAGCTCTGAGCACGGAGTCGGCACCCGCAAGCGGCCTTATCTGTCGATGTCTCGGGACGCGACTGACATAGCGACGATGCGGGCGGTCAAGGCGGCGCTGGACCCGACGGGGTACCTGAACGCGGCGGTGCTGTTCGACTGA
- a CDS encoding acyl-CoA thioesterase, with the protein MSALTTDSERAQWSVERLLDLFEVRADGPDRFTADTGIAGQDERQVVEGTQVLAQAIVAVAQRLPGKSVRSTHAVFSRAIAVGPPIELVVDVVHEGRTTATAIVAVHQNGRRCLSVTVLADVPTADVIRHHLPRPDVAAPAAAHVSEMPMIGRELRLVDVVDVNSPDEVGPPELYAWLLYDPIPTRDELAKALVAYFTGHLGISTTMRAHPGIGTSQAHLTVSTAPMTISVAFHEPVHWHGWLLYTHESTQVGAGMSYVRGTVHTEEGELLASFAQEALIRPLRTGDTAIDARSRF; encoded by the coding sequence GTGAGCGCTTTGACCACAGATTCTGAACGGGCGCAGTGGTCGGTCGAACGCCTGCTCGACCTGTTCGAGGTGCGGGCCGACGGTCCGGATCGGTTCACCGCTGACACCGGGATTGCCGGGCAGGATGAGCGGCAGGTGGTGGAAGGCACCCAGGTCTTGGCGCAGGCGATTGTCGCTGTGGCCCAGCGTCTCCCGGGCAAGTCGGTGCGTTCGACGCACGCGGTGTTCTCCCGCGCCATCGCGGTTGGCCCGCCGATCGAACTCGTCGTCGACGTGGTGCACGAAGGCCGAACGACCGCTACCGCGATCGTCGCTGTGCACCAGAACGGCCGGCGCTGCCTGAGCGTGACGGTGCTGGCCGACGTTCCGACGGCCGACGTGATCCGCCACCATCTGCCGCGGCCCGATGTTGCGGCACCCGCGGCCGCCCACGTGTCGGAGATGCCGATGATCGGACGGGAGCTGCGACTCGTCGACGTGGTCGACGTCAACAGCCCCGACGAGGTCGGGCCGCCGGAACTGTACGCGTGGCTGCTTTACGACCCCATCCCGACCCGCGACGAACTGGCCAAGGCGCTCGTCGCGTACTTCACTGGGCACCTGGGGATTTCCACCACCATGCGGGCGCACCCAGGCATCGGTACTAGCCAGGCGCACCTGACGGTGTCCACCGCCCCGATGACGATCTCGGTCGCATTTCACGAACCCGTGCACTGGCATGGATGGCTGCTCTATACACACGAGAGCACCCAGGTCGGCGCCGGGATGTCGTACGTGCGCGGCACCGTGCACACCGAGGAGGGTGAGCTGCTGGCATCCTTTGCCCAGGAAGCGTTGATCCGGCCGCTACGCACCGGCGACACGGCGATCGACGCACGTTCACGGTTCTAA
- a CDS encoding SMP-30/gluconolactonase/LRE family protein: MTPTPLADDFCFGEGPRWFEGLLWFSDLLGEAVHTSDMRGSLTTLRLTGHSPSGLGFRPDGSLLIASAEDRLVLRYDGETTETIADLTDLAPANLGDMVIDDAGRAYIGSQAFTGGGLIIRLDADNGSTVVARDLDFPNGMVITPDHKTLIVAESMARRLTAFTIADDGALTERRVFADGLDGPPDGIALDAEGGVWTSMTLAHQFERITEGGEVTDRIDMGDRVAIACTLGGPQRRTLFLLSSTDTYPKRLIGTRLSRLDAVLVDAPGAGLP; encoded by the coding sequence ATGACTCCGACGCCGTTGGCCGACGACTTCTGCTTCGGCGAAGGCCCGCGCTGGTTCGAAGGACTGCTGTGGTTCTCTGACCTGCTCGGCGAAGCCGTGCACACGTCGGACATGCGTGGTTCGCTGACGACGTTGCGGTTAACCGGCCACTCCCCGTCAGGCCTGGGCTTCCGGCCCGACGGGTCGCTGCTGATCGCCTCCGCCGAGGACCGGCTGGTGCTGCGCTATGACGGCGAAACCACCGAGACGATCGCCGACCTCACCGACCTCGCACCGGCCAACCTCGGCGACATGGTGATAGACGACGCGGGCCGGGCATACATCGGCTCCCAAGCATTCACAGGAGGCGGCTTGATCATCCGGCTCGATGCTGACAACGGCTCGACGGTCGTCGCCAGGGACCTCGACTTTCCCAACGGGATGGTCATCACACCGGACCACAAGACGCTGATCGTCGCCGAATCCATGGCCCGACGGCTGACCGCGTTCACCATCGCTGATGACGGCGCACTCACCGAGCGCCGGGTTTTCGCCGACGGCCTCGACGGACCGCCCGACGGTATCGCGCTCGACGCCGAGGGCGGCGTGTGGACCTCGATGACGTTGGCTCATCAGTTCGAGCGGATCACCGAAGGCGGCGAGGTTACCGACCGCATCGATATGGGTGACCGGGTCGCCATCGCGTGCACGCTCGGCGGACCCCAGCGTCGGACGCTGTTCCTGCTGTCCAGCACCGACACCTATCCCAAACGCCTCATCGGCACCCGGCTCTCTCGACTTGACGCCGTGTTGGTCGACGCCCCCGGCGCTGGGCTGCCGTAA